In Streptomyces sp. P3, one DNA window encodes the following:
- a CDS encoding LacI family DNA-binding transcriptional regulator, with translation MTTRLADIAAQAGVSEATVSRVLNGKPGVAATTRQSVLAALDVLGYERPVRLRQRSAGLVGLITPELENPIFPALAQVIGQALTRQGYTPVLATQTPGGSTEDELTEMLVDRGVAGIIYVSGLHADTTADMQRYEQLRAQGVPFVLVDGFSPKVQAPFISPDDRAAMTLAVTHLVSLGHTRVGLALGPKRFVPVQRKIEGFVRAMQEQLRLNPETIETELVQHSLYTLEGGQAATTALIDRGCTAIVCASDMMALGAIRAARQRGLAVPRDVSVVGFDDSPLIAFTDPPLTTVRKPVPAMGQAAVRTLLEEIGGTPAPHSEFVFMPELVVRGSTASAPGDRARV, from the coding sequence GTGACCACACGGCTTGCCGACATCGCTGCGCAGGCGGGGGTGAGCGAAGCGACCGTCAGCCGCGTTCTCAACGGCAAGCCCGGTGTCGCCGCCACCACCCGCCAGTCCGTGCTCGCCGCTCTGGACGTCCTCGGCTACGAACGCCCGGTCCGGTTGCGCCAGCGCAGTGCGGGGCTGGTCGGTCTGATCACGCCGGAGCTGGAGAACCCGATATTCCCGGCCCTGGCCCAGGTCATCGGACAGGCGCTGACCCGCCAGGGCTACACCCCCGTCCTCGCCACCCAGACGCCGGGCGGCTCCACGGAGGACGAGCTGACCGAGATGCTGGTCGACCGCGGCGTCGCCGGCATCATCTACGTCTCCGGACTGCACGCGGACACCACGGCCGACATGCAGCGCTACGAGCAGCTGCGCGCCCAGGGCGTTCCCTTCGTCCTGGTCGACGGCTTCTCCCCGAAGGTCCAGGCCCCGTTCATCTCGCCCGACGACCGTGCGGCGATGACCCTGGCGGTGACCCACCTCGTCTCCCTCGGGCACACCCGGGTGGGACTGGCTCTCGGCCCCAAGCGCTTCGTGCCGGTCCAGCGCAAGATCGAGGGCTTCGTGCGCGCCATGCAGGAGCAGCTGCGGCTGAACCCGGAGACCATCGAGACCGAACTGGTCCAGCACTCCCTGTACACCCTGGAAGGGGGCCAGGCCGCGACCACGGCCCTGATCGACCGGGGCTGCACGGCGATCGTCTGCGCCAGCGACATGATGGCGCTGGGCGCGATAAGGGCGGCCAGGCAGCGCGGTCTCGCGGTCCCCCGGGACGTCTCGGTGGTCGGCTTCGACGACTCCCCGCTGATCGCCTTCACCGACCCGCCGCTGACGACGGTGCGCAAGCCGGTGCCGGCGATGGGCCAGGCCGCCGTCCGCACGCTCCTGGAGGAGATCGGCGGGACGCCCGCGCCGCACAGCGAGTTCGTGTTCATGCCGGAGCTGGTGGTGCGGGGTTCCACCGCCTCGGCGCCGGGCGACCGCGCCCGCGTCTAG
- a CDS encoding extracellular solute-binding protein encodes MRRGIAATALVASLALAATACGGDDSGSDDSSGPVTITWWDTSNATNEAPTYQALVKQFEAANKDVKVKYVNVPFDQAQNKFDTAAGASGAPDILRSEVGWTPAFAKKGYFLPLDGTDALKDQAKFKSNLLEQAKYEGKTYGVPLVTDTLALVYNKDLFAKAGITAAPKSWDELKTAAATVKAKTGVDGYWGSTQAYYAQSFLYGEGTDTVDADAKKITVNSAAAKKAYGTWLGLFDGKGLHKADTTADAYAHIQDAFVNGKVAAIIQGPWEITNFYKGSAFKDKANLGIATVPAGSTGKAGAPTGGHNLSVYAGSDKAHQAAALKFVDFMTSAASQATIAQKNSTLPTRDDAYTAAVKADPGIAGYQTVLAAAQPRPALPEYSSLWGPLDTELPKIAGGKETLDKGLGNAELAIAKLVPDFSK; translated from the coding sequence ATGCGGCGTGGCATAGCGGCCACCGCGCTGGTGGCGTCCCTCGCCCTCGCGGCGACGGCCTGCGGCGGAGACGACAGCGGCAGTGACGACTCGTCCGGGCCGGTCACCATCACCTGGTGGGACACCTCCAACGCCACCAATGAGGCGCCGACGTACCAGGCCCTGGTCAAGCAGTTCGAGGCGGCCAACAAGGACGTCAAGGTCAAGTACGTCAACGTGCCCTTCGACCAGGCGCAGAACAAGTTCGACACGGCCGCCGGCGCGTCCGGCGCCCCGGACATCCTGCGCTCCGAGGTCGGCTGGACCCCCGCCTTCGCCAAGAAGGGCTACTTCCTGCCGCTGGACGGCACGGACGCCCTCAAGGACCAGGCGAAGTTCAAGTCCAACCTGCTGGAGCAGGCCAAGTACGAGGGCAAGACGTACGGTGTCCCGCTGGTCACGGACACGCTCGCGCTGGTCTACAACAAGGACCTCTTCGCCAAGGCCGGCATCACCGCGGCTCCCAAGAGCTGGGACGAGCTGAAGACCGCCGCTGCCACCGTCAAGGCCAAGACCGGCGTCGACGGCTACTGGGGCTCCACGCAGGCCTACTACGCGCAGTCGTTCCTCTACGGCGAGGGCACCGACACCGTCGACGCCGACGCCAAGAAGATCACCGTCAACTCGGCGGCCGCGAAGAAGGCGTACGGCACCTGGCTCGGCCTCTTCGACGGCAAGGGCCTGCACAAGGCCGACACCACCGCCGACGCCTACGCCCACATCCAGGACGCGTTCGTCAACGGCAAGGTCGCCGCGATCATCCAGGGCCCCTGGGAGATCACGAACTTCTACAAGGGCAGCGCCTTCAAGGACAAGGCCAACCTCGGCATCGCCACCGTCCCGGCCGGTTCCACCGGCAAGGCGGGCGCCCCGACCGGCGGCCACAACCTCTCGGTCTACGCCGGCTCCGACAAGGCCCACCAGGCTGCCGCGCTGAAGTTCGTCGACTTCATGACCTCCGCCGCGTCCCAGGCGACCATCGCCCAGAAGAACTCCACGCTGCCCACCCGCGACGACGCCTACACCGCGGCCGTCAAGGCCGACCCGGGCATCGCCGGCTACCAGACGGTGCTGGCCGCCGCCCAGCCGCGCCCGGCGCTGCCGGAGTACAGCTCGCTGTGGGGTCCGCTGGACACCGAACTGCCCAAGATCGCGGGTGGCAAGGAGACCCTCGACAAGGGACTGGGCAACGCTGAGCTCGCCATCGCCAAGCTGGTGCCCGACTTCAGCAAGTGA
- a CDS encoding carbohydrate ABC transporter permease codes for MTVAIDRATGKRRGDREPGTGPAGRLRRGYQKHWYAYAMIAPVAVVLGVLVLYPLVYGLYLTLTDANSLNTARTIGVNHIDATYKFIGLDNYADILWGPTAYDRFWSHFLWTIVWTAACVALHYGIGLGLALLLNQKLRGRTLYRLILVLPWAVPTFVTVFGWRFMLADGGIINSALDFLHLPSPLWLEDTFWQRFAAIMVNTWCGVPFMMISLLGGLQAIDASLYEAAEMDGASAWQRFRYVTLPGLRSVSSTVVLLGVIWTFNQFAVIFLLFGNTAPDAQILVTWAYYLGFGQQPRDFAQSAAYGILLLAILIVFTSFYRRWLNRNEQQLAI; via the coding sequence ATGACAGTCGCCATCGACCGCGCGACCGGCAAGCGCCGCGGTGACCGTGAGCCGGGGACCGGACCGGCCGGCCGCCTCAGGCGTGGCTACCAGAAGCACTGGTACGCGTACGCGATGATCGCCCCGGTGGCGGTCGTCCTCGGCGTCCTCGTGCTGTACCCCCTGGTGTACGGCCTGTACCTGACGCTGACCGACGCCAACAGCCTCAACACGGCCCGCACCATCGGCGTCAACCACATCGACGCCACCTACAAGTTCATCGGCCTCGACAACTACGCCGACATCCTGTGGGGCCCGACGGCCTACGACCGCTTCTGGTCGCACTTCCTCTGGACGATCGTGTGGACGGCGGCCTGCGTGGCCCTGCACTACGGCATCGGACTCGGCCTCGCCCTGCTCCTCAACCAGAAGTTGCGCGGGCGCACCCTGTACCGGCTGATCCTGGTGCTGCCGTGGGCGGTGCCCACCTTCGTGACCGTGTTCGGCTGGCGCTTCATGCTCGCCGACGGCGGCATCATCAACTCCGCGCTGGACTTCCTGCACCTGCCGTCGCCGCTGTGGCTCGAGGACACGTTCTGGCAGCGGTTCGCCGCGATCATGGTCAACACCTGGTGCGGTGTGCCGTTCATGATGATCTCGCTGCTCGGCGGCCTGCAGGCCATCGACGCCTCGCTCTACGAGGCCGCCGAGATGGACGGCGCGAGCGCCTGGCAGCGATTCCGGTACGTCACCCTGCCGGGACTGAGGTCGGTCAGCTCCACCGTCGTCCTGCTGGGCGTCATCTGGACGTTCAACCAGTTCGCCGTGATCTTCCTGCTGTTCGGCAACACCGCCCCGGACGCGCAGATCCTCGTCACCTGGGCCTACTACCTCGGCTTCGGACAGCAGCCGCGTGACTTCGCCCAGTCGGCCGCGTACGGCATCCTGCTGCTGGCCATCCTGATCGTCTTCACCTCGTTCTACCGCCGCTGGCTGAACCGCAACGAGCAGCAGCTCGCGATCTGA
- a CDS encoding sugar ABC transporter permease, with protein MSSTTVETSAAAGGGRPPKASRRARRRGENSLAGSLASHGVLIAASLIALFPIAWLVYLSLGPDKDDYLHPGGIWDKMTFANYTFVVEHTEFFNWLKSSLIVTLGTTAIGVLIAATTGYAVSRMRFPGYKKFMWVLLVTQMFPVAVLMVPMYQILSDLQLIDNYLGLILVYCTTVIPYSAWLLKGYFDTIPFEIDEAGRVDGLTPFGTFFRLILPLAKPGLAVAAFYNFLTAFSEVAFASTFMLSDDKYTLAVGLQSFVSEHDAQRNLMAATAVLIAIPAAVFFYLVQKNLVTGLTAGGTKG; from the coding sequence ATGAGCAGCACCACAGTCGAGACCTCCGCCGCGGCGGGCGGCGGGCGCCCCCCGAAGGCCTCGCGCCGGGCCCGGCGGCGCGGCGAGAACAGCCTCGCAGGCTCCCTCGCCTCGCACGGCGTCCTGATCGCCGCGAGCCTGATCGCGCTCTTCCCGATCGCCTGGCTGGTCTATCTGTCCCTCGGCCCGGACAAGGACGACTACCTCCACCCGGGCGGTATCTGGGACAAGATGACGTTCGCGAACTACACGTTCGTCGTCGAACACACCGAGTTCTTCAACTGGTTGAAGAGCTCGCTCATCGTCACGCTCGGTACGACCGCCATCGGTGTGCTCATCGCCGCCACCACCGGCTACGCCGTGTCCCGCATGCGCTTCCCCGGCTACAAGAAGTTCATGTGGGTGCTGCTGGTCACCCAGATGTTCCCGGTCGCCGTGCTGATGGTGCCGATGTACCAGATCCTCTCGGACCTGCAGCTCATCGACAACTACCTCGGCCTGATCCTCGTCTACTGCACGACCGTCATCCCGTACAGCGCCTGGCTGCTCAAGGGGTACTTCGACACCATCCCCTTCGAGATCGACGAGGCGGGGCGCGTGGACGGGCTCACCCCGTTCGGCACCTTCTTCCGGCTGATCCTGCCGCTCGCCAAGCCCGGTCTCGCGGTAGCCGCCTTCTACAACTTCCTCACCGCCTTCAGCGAGGTCGCGTTCGCCTCGACGTTCATGCTCAGCGACGACAAGTACACGCTCGCCGTCGGTCTGCAGTCCTTCGTCAGCGAACACGACGCCCAGCGCAACCTGATGGCCGCCACCGCGGTGCTGATCGCGATACCGGCCGCCGTGTTCTTCTACCTCGTGCAGAAGAACCTGGTGACCGGCCTCACCGCGGGCGGCACCAAGGGGTGA
- a CDS encoding glycoside hydrolase family 13 protein — MSQQPAAPAPAPTSAVATVAQRRDWWRDAVIYQVYPRSFADSNGDGMGDLEGVRSRLPYLRDLGVDAVWLSPFYASPQADAGYDVADYRAVDPMFGNLLDADALIRDARELGLRIIVDLVPNHSSDQHEWFRRALADGPGSPLRDRYHFRPGKGANGELPPNDWESIFGGPAWTRVTEPDGSAGEWYLHLFAPEQPDFNWEHPAVGDEFRSILRFWLDMGVDGFRIDVAHGLVKAPGLPDLGSHEQLKLLGNDVMPFFDQDGVHEIYRQWRLILDEYSERKEPEGHSPEGRWRETDGRIFVAEAWTPTVERTANYVRPDELHQAFNFQYLSTAWDAKELREVVDRTLDAMRPVGAPATWVLSNHDVTRHATRFANPPGLGTQIRTAGDRALGLRRARAATLLMLALPGSSYVYQGEELGLPDVVDLPDEVRQDPAYFRGAGQDGFRDGCRVPIPWTREGSSYGFGTGGSWLPQPPHWGELSVEAQDGVPDSTLELYRTALAVRRERPDLGAGDSVEWLKAPEGVLAFRRGEFVCVANTSGESVRTPVHGRILLASGEIAEADGEAKLPADTTVWWTTA; from the coding sequence ATGAGCCAGCAGCCCGCAGCCCCGGCCCCCGCCCCCACCTCGGCCGTCGCCACCGTCGCCCAGCGCCGCGACTGGTGGCGGGACGCGGTGATCTACCAGGTGTACCCGCGCAGCTTCGCCGACAGCAACGGCGACGGCATGGGCGACCTGGAAGGCGTACGCTCCCGTCTCCCGTACCTGCGCGACCTCGGTGTGGACGCCGTGTGGCTCAGCCCCTTCTACGCCTCGCCGCAGGCCGACGCCGGCTACGACGTCGCCGACTACCGTGCCGTCGACCCGATGTTCGGCAACCTGCTCGACGCCGACGCGCTCATCCGCGACGCCCGGGAACTGGGCCTGCGGATCATCGTCGACCTGGTCCCCAACCACTCCTCCGACCAGCACGAGTGGTTCAGGCGCGCGCTCGCGGACGGCCCCGGCTCACCCCTGCGCGACCGCTACCACTTCCGCCCCGGCAAGGGAGCGAACGGCGAACTCCCGCCCAACGACTGGGAGTCCATCTTCGGCGGCCCGGCCTGGACGCGGGTGACCGAGCCCGACGGTTCGGCCGGAGAGTGGTACCTGCACCTCTTCGCCCCCGAGCAGCCCGACTTCAACTGGGAACACCCGGCGGTCGGGGACGAGTTCCGCTCGATCCTGCGATTCTGGCTGGACATGGGCGTCGACGGCTTCCGCATCGACGTCGCCCACGGCCTGGTCAAGGCGCCCGGTCTGCCGGACCTCGGCTCCCACGAGCAGCTCAAGCTGCTGGGCAACGATGTCATGCCGTTCTTCGACCAGGACGGCGTCCACGAGATCTACCGCCAGTGGCGGCTCATCCTCGACGAGTACTCGGAAAGGAAGGAGCCCGAAGGGCATTCGCCGGAAGGGCGGTGGCGGGAGACGGACGGGCGCATCTTCGTCGCCGAGGCCTGGACCCCGACCGTCGAACGCACCGCGAACTACGTCCGCCCCGACGAGCTCCATCAGGCGTTCAACTTCCAGTACCTGAGCACCGCCTGGGACGCGAAGGAGTTGCGCGAGGTCGTCGACCGCACGCTGGACGCGATGCGCCCGGTCGGCGCGCCCGCCACCTGGGTGCTGTCCAACCACGACGTCACCCGGCACGCCACCCGCTTCGCCAACCCGCCCGGCCTCGGCACCCAGATCCGCACGGCCGGCGACCGCGCGCTCGGCCTGCGCCGCGCCCGCGCGGCGACCCTGCTGATGCTGGCGCTCCCCGGCTCGTCGTACGTCTACCAGGGCGAGGAGCTCGGCCTGCCGGACGTCGTCGACCTGCCCGACGAGGTGCGCCAGGACCCGGCGTACTTCCGCGGCGCGGGCCAGGACGGCTTCCGCGACGGCTGCCGCGTCCCGATCCCGTGGACCCGCGAGGGCTCCTCCTACGGCTTCGGTACCGGCGGCAGCTGGCTGCCCCAGCCGCCGCACTGGGGCGAGTTGAGCGTCGAGGCGCAGGACGGCGTGCCGGACTCGACGCTGGAGCTGTACCGCACCGCCCTCGCCGTACGCCGTGAACGGCCCGACCTGGGCGCCGGTGACTCGGTGGAGTGGCTGAAGGCCCCGGAGGGTGTACTGGCCTTCCGCCGCGGGGAGTTCGTGTGCGTGGCGAACACCTCCGGTGAGTCGGTGCGCACGCCGGTGCACGGCCGCATCCTGCTCGCCAGCGGCGAGATCGCGGAGGCGGACGGCGAGGCCAAGCTCCCCGCGGACACCACCGTGTGGTGGACGACCGCCTGA
- a CDS encoding alpha-amylase family protein, whose amino-acid sequence MTPSRPLTGALALAAAAAVVVLPGAPTAAAAPPGAKDVTAVLFEWNFASVAKECTTALGPAGYGYVQVSPPAEHIQGAQWWTSYQPVSYRIAGRLGDRTAFQNMVNTCHAAGVKVVVDSVVNHMAAGNGTGTGGSSYTKYGYPGLYSSYDFDDCTAQISDYTDRWNVQHCELVGLADLDTGEEYVRRTVAGYLNDLLTLGVDGFRIDAAKHIDAADLADIRSRLTKPGVYWKQEVIYGRSEAVQPTEYTGNGDVQEFRYAYDLKRVFNNENLAYLKNYGEGWGYLNNSVAGVFVDNHDTERNGSTLNYKDGANYTLANVFMLAYPYGAPDVNSGYEWSNADAGPPNGGTVNACWQDGWKCQHAWPEISRMVAFRNATRGEPVGNWWDNGGDAIAFGRGSKGYVAVNHESGSLSRTFQTGLPAGAYCNIQNNTNVTVNSSGQFTATLGANTALALYAGKSTC is encoded by the coding sequence ATGACACCCAGCAGACCCCTTACGGGCGCCCTCGCCCTGGCCGCCGCCGCGGCCGTCGTCGTCCTCCCCGGCGCCCCCACCGCCGCCGCCGCCCCGCCCGGAGCCAAGGACGTCACCGCCGTCCTCTTCGAGTGGAACTTCGCCTCGGTCGCCAAGGAGTGCACCACCGCCCTCGGCCCCGCCGGCTACGGCTACGTGCAGGTCTCCCCGCCCGCCGAGCACATACAGGGCGCGCAGTGGTGGACGTCCTACCAGCCCGTCAGCTACCGGATCGCGGGCCGGCTCGGCGACCGCACGGCGTTCCAGAACATGGTGAACACCTGTCACGCGGCCGGTGTGAAGGTCGTCGTCGACTCCGTCGTCAACCACATGGCGGCCGGCAACGGCACCGGCACCGGCGGGTCGTCGTACACCAAGTACGGCTACCCCGGCCTGTACTCGTCCTACGACTTCGACGACTGCACCGCCCAGATCTCCGACTACACCGACCGCTGGAACGTCCAGCACTGCGAACTCGTCGGGCTGGCCGACCTGGACACCGGCGAGGAGTACGTCCGCAGGACCGTCGCCGGATACCTGAACGACCTGCTCACCCTGGGCGTCGACGGCTTCCGCATCGACGCGGCCAAGCACATCGACGCGGCCGACCTCGCCGACATCAGGTCGCGGCTGACCAAGCCGGGCGTGTACTGGAAGCAGGAGGTCATCTACGGCCGGTCGGAGGCCGTCCAGCCCACCGAGTACACCGGCAACGGGGACGTCCAGGAGTTCCGCTACGCCTACGACCTCAAGCGGGTCTTCAACAACGAGAACCTCGCCTACCTGAAGAACTACGGGGAGGGCTGGGGCTACCTGAACAACTCGGTCGCGGGCGTCTTCGTCGACAACCACGACACCGAGCGCAACGGATCGACCCTGAACTACAAGGACGGCGCGAACTACACCCTCGCCAACGTCTTCATGCTGGCGTACCCGTACGGGGCGCCGGACGTGAACTCCGGCTACGAGTGGTCGAACGCGGACGCCGGGCCGCCCAACGGCGGCACTGTCAACGCCTGTTGGCAGGACGGCTGGAAGTGTCAGCACGCCTGGCCGGAGATCTCCCGCATGGTGGCCTTCCGTAACGCCACGCGCGGCGAGCCGGTCGGCAACTGGTGGGACAACGGCGGCGACGCGATCGCCTTCGGGCGGGGCTCGAAGGGGTACGTGGCCGTCAACCACGAGAGCGGCTCGCTGAGTCGGACCTTCCAGACCGGGCTGCCCGCGGGCGCCTACTGCAACATCCAGAACAACACGAACGTCACCGTGAACTCCTCCGGGCAGTTCACGGCGACGCTGGGCGCCAACACGGCGCTGGCGCTCTACGCGGGCAAATCCACCTGCTGA